The proteins below are encoded in one region of Caulobacter henricii:
- a CDS encoding DUF484 family protein, producing MSDATQALKKPVDPELVRAFLRDEPDFLRDDTSLLGELGLRVDGGNVIDFGPAALARAAAAHKREAVVRREIEATARANFSAQAQTHAAVIDLLDARNHSDLARRVDEMANLRFSLTTGVIALEGPGRVPAGWHALIEGQIDMLMGEHAVARMGFYAPALGLFGDKLDHIRSMALVRMALWEPSRQGILAFGSSDPEAFTPDMGSELVAFLARVVERTAERWPIL from the coding sequence ATGAGCGACGCGACCCAAGCCTTGAAGAAGCCCGTCGATCCCGAGCTGGTCCGCGCCTTCCTGCGCGATGAGCCCGATTTCCTCCGCGACGATACCAGCCTGCTGGGCGAGCTTGGCCTGCGGGTCGACGGCGGCAATGTCATTGATTTTGGCCCCGCCGCCCTGGCCCGGGCTGCCGCCGCCCACAAGCGCGAAGCCGTGGTCCGCCGCGAGATCGAGGCCACGGCCCGCGCCAATTTCTCGGCCCAGGCCCAGACCCATGCCGCGGTCATCGACCTGCTGGACGCCCGCAACCATTCCGACCTGGCTCGCCGGGTCGACGAAATGGCCAATCTGCGCTTTTCCCTGACCACGGGCGTCATCGCCCTGGAAGGTCCCGGAAGGGTCCCGGCCGGCTGGCATGCCCTGATCGAGGGCCAGATCGACATGCTGATGGGCGAACATGCCGTGGCCCGCATGGGCTTCTACGCCCCGGCCCTGGGCCTGTTCGGCGACAAGCTGGACCATATCCGCAGCATGGCCCTGGTCCGCATGGCCCTGTGGGAACCCTCGCGCCAGGGCATTCTGGCCTTTGGCTCCTCCGATCCCGAGGCCTTCACCCCCGACATGGGCTCTGAACTGGTGGCCTTCCTGGCCCGCGTGGTCGAGCGCACCGCCGAGCGCTGGCCCATCCTGTGA
- a CDS encoding tyrosine recombinase XerC produces MTSGRQALVAWHDYLEHERRASPRTVRAYGDNVLAYLNFLERHRGETVTLAALGAITAAELRAYLAFRRTGEDALAPRSLSQSLSSIRAFHRFLDQRLNTPNPHVELVRGPRLKVGLPRPVTEDQAHGLIQEIGADPDREDWEVARDEAVLTLLWGCGLRISEGLSLRRRDAPLGESLRITGKGGKTRIVPVLDAVREAIAAYVAVLPFALSPDEPLFRARRGGPLSPRHVQASVQILRGRLGLSDRVTPHALRHAFATHLLGAGADLRSIQDLLGHASLSTTQRYTEVDAAGLMAAYARAHPHA; encoded by the coding sequence GTGACGAGCGGCCGCCAGGCCCTCGTCGCCTGGCATGACTATCTGGAGCACGAGCGCCGGGCCTCGCCCCGCACCGTGCGGGCCTATGGCGACAACGTCCTGGCCTATCTGAACTTTCTGGAGCGCCATCGCGGCGAGACGGTGACCCTGGCCGCCCTCGGCGCGATCACGGCGGCCGAGCTGCGCGCCTATCTGGCCTTCCGCCGCACCGGCGAGGACGCCCTGGCTCCGCGCTCCCTGTCGCAGAGCCTGTCGTCGATCCGGGCCTTTCACCGCTTCCTCGACCAGCGCCTGAACACGCCCAACCCCCATGTCGAGCTGGTGCGCGGCCCGCGCCTGAAGGTCGGCCTGCCGCGCCCTGTCACCGAAGACCAGGCCCACGGCCTGATCCAGGAGATCGGGGCCGACCCCGACCGCGAGGACTGGGAAGTGGCCCGCGACGAGGCCGTCCTGACCCTGCTCTGGGGCTGCGGCCTGCGGATTTCCGAAGGCCTGTCCCTGCGACGTCGTGACGCACCGCTCGGCGAGTCCCTGCGCATCACCGGCAAGGGCGGCAAGACCCGGATCGTGCCGGTGCTGGACGCCGTCCGCGAGGCCATCGCGGCCTATGTCGCCGTCCTGCCGTTCGCCCTGTCGCCCGACGAGCCGTTGTTTCGGGCCCGGCGCGGGGGACCGCTGTCACCGCGTCACGTTCAGGCCAGTGTCCAGATCCTGCGCGGCCGGCTGGGCCTGTCCGACCGGGTGACCCCCCATGCCCTGCGCCATGCCTTCGCCACCCACCTGCTGGGGGCCGGGGCCGATCTGAGGTCGATCCAGGACCTGCTGGGCCATGCCTCGCTATCGACGACCCAGCGCTATACCGAGGTCGACGCCGCCGGCCTGATGGCCGCCTATGCCCGGGCCCATCCCCACGCCTGA